The Prevotella melaninogenica genome has a segment encoding these proteins:
- a CDS encoding DUF4270 domain-containing protein, protein MRKKFIAACMLAACIGMVSCDDTTDTLGGSLIDNGDKLSIKADTFSVASETMVAGSVIARSSTGYLGRMVDPETNTTVTGNLMSQFHVLSNFELPAKDSIMSRDANNEIIADSCDVRLYYSTYYGDSLSQMKLTAYELSKPVEEGVTYYSNFDPEAKGYIRPAAQGGIAEKRSFTLADYTESDSIRNGRNYNRNIIVRLNKQYKDKSGVTYNNYGTYLLRKYQQNPAAFRNPYRFLHEICPGFYFKVDGGSGSMAHIQIAQLNIYFKNKQNGKVSEISTNFVSTEEVLQLTNFSNDNTKLQQLASESGHTYLKTPAGLFTKLTLPVSDIMAGHTNDSINSAKVVLYRENNSTTSYYQFGIPQNVVMVAADSLQSFFANNRLPDNKTSFLASYNKTTNSYVFNNISGIINLFSRNTSMPAWGKVVIVPVELQTVTQGSGSTQKTIITKVSHDMGLSSTKLLGNTSTGKNIQISIIYGKFNGR, encoded by the coding sequence ATGAGAAAGAAATTCATTGCAGCCTGTATGCTTGCAGCTTGTATCGGAATGGTATCATGTGATGATACTACAGATACCCTTGGAGGCTCACTTATCGACAATGGCGACAAACTTTCTATAAAGGCAGACACCTTCAGCGTAGCTTCTGAAACAATGGTTGCTGGCAGTGTTATAGCACGTTCTTCAACTGGATATTTGGGCAGAATGGTTGACCCTGAAACAAATACAACTGTTACAGGTAACCTGATGTCTCAGTTCCATGTGCTTAGTAATTTTGAGTTGCCAGCAAAGGACTCTATCATGAGTCGCGATGCAAACAATGAGATTATAGCTGATTCATGTGATGTAAGACTGTATTACAGCACCTACTACGGCGATTCTCTGAGCCAAATGAAGCTGACAGCATACGAACTTTCAAAGCCTGTTGAGGAAGGAGTAACCTACTACTCTAACTTCGATCCAGAAGCAAAAGGCTATATTCGTCCAGCTGCACAGGGTGGCATTGCGGAGAAACGTTCATTCACACTGGCAGACTATACAGAATCTGATAGCATCCGAAATGGAAGAAATTATAACCGTAACATCATTGTTCGTCTAAACAAACAGTATAAGGATAAGAGCGGTGTTACATATAACAACTACGGAACTTACCTGCTTCGCAAGTATCAGCAGAACCCTGCTGCATTCCGTAATCCTTATCGTTTCTTGCATGAAATATGTCCAGGATTCTACTTCAAGGTTGATGGTGGCTCTGGTTCTATGGCACATATACAGATTGCACAGTTGAATATCTACTTCAAGAACAAGCAGAATGGCAAGGTATCAGAGATATCAACCAACTTTGTAAGTACTGAAGAGGTCCTTCAGTTGACAAACTTCTCTAACGACAATACTAAGTTACAGCAGTTAGCAAGTGAGTCTGGTCATACTTATCTTAAGACTCCAGCAGGCTTGTTCACAAAGTTAACGCTCCCTGTATCTGACATTATGGCAGGACATACAAACGATTCTATCAACTCGGCTAAGGTTGTACTCTACCGAGAAAACAATAGTACAACATCCTATTATCAGTTTGGAATACCACAGAATGTCGTTATGGTAGCTGCCGATAGTCTACAGTCGTTCTTTGCGAACAACCGTCTACCAGACAACAAGACTTCGTTCTTGGCAAGTTACAACAAGACAACGAATAGCTATGTGTTCAACAATATCTCGGGAATTATCAACCTCTTCTCACGCAACACATCGATGCCTGCATGGGGTAAAGTTGTAATTGTACCAGTTGAATTGCAGACTGTAACACAAGGTTCAGGCAGCACTCAGAAAACAATTATTACTAAGGTTTCCCACGACATGGGTCTCTCAAGCACAAAGTTATTGGGAAACACATCGACTGGAAAGAACATTCAGATTTCGATAATATACGGTAAGTTCAATGGCAGATAA
- a CDS encoding dehydrogenase, whose translation MADNFLERHREEYEQRKAAWLRKKKYLGRQPKAKLQKPDDEAL comes from the coding sequence ATGGCAGATAACTTCTTGGAACGTCATCGTGAGGAATATGAGCAGCGCAAGGCGGCTTGGCTTCGTAAGAAAAAGTACTTGGGACGACAGCCCAAAGCGAAACTTCAGAAGCCTGACGACGAGGCACTGTAA
- the imm40 gene encoding Imm40 family immunity protein has product MKKSDIVSIIQDNDISEYYSLKHLGIEGYAFPDQEALKIVQLCKLSLIPILGGDVYRLNDSIIEVLDDNWYYDRTLSESYYNYVQNSCNKSESYIRTYKNHSCDKPLFSFVIGDQLK; this is encoded by the coding sequence ATGAAAAAGAGTGATATTGTTTCAATTATTCAAGATAATGATATTTCCGAATATTATTCCTTGAAGCATTTAGGTATAGAAGGTTATGCTTTTCCAGATCAAGAAGCACTTAAAATAGTTCAACTATGCAAACTTTCATTGATTCCAATCTTAGGTGGTGATGTATATCGTTTGAATGATTCTATAATAGAGGTCTTAGATGATAATTGGTATTATGATAGGACTCTAAGTGAGTCATATTATAATTACGTGCAAAACAGTTGTAATAAATCTGAGTCTTACATAAGGACTTACAAAAATCATTCTTGTGATAAACCTTTATTTTCCTTTGTCATAGGAGATCAATTAAAATAA
- a CDS encoding ATP-dependent Clp protease ATP-binding subunit, translated as MMNQFSPKVSEILSFSREEAERLTSESVAPEHIMLAILREKSGPVWELFNQWKVDIDNIKKEIERRLQEETIDPTSYVPDMLLNEQANNILKLAVLEARIQHAQTVDILHLFLAILHDSSNNGAKKVMEENGFNYNNAISMLQQRANQPKNGIGMADEEEMDDDMMSSSSSEGSNNAKTTQAPRTKSKTPVLDSFGTDLTQAATEGKLDPVVGREKEIMRVSEILGRRKKNNPILIGEPGVGKSAIVEGLAQLIVKHLTSPILFNKRVITLDLTAVVAGTKYRGQFEERIRALIKEIEQNPDIIVFIDEIHTLIGAGSSPGSMDAANILKPALARGTIQCIGATTLDEYRKSIEKDGALERRFQKVQVEPTTVEETLQILENIKDRYEAHHHVSYTEDALKACVKYADRYITDRFFPDKAIDIIDEAGSRIHLQHVKVPQTILDIQKDIEIAQEKKQAAVKNQNFELAASFRDKQTELEKTLKEEQEKWQKGDTEDKVEINEEAIADVVSMMTGVPVQRMQEAEGIRLKNMDAELKQVVIAQDAAIDKMVKAIQRNRVGLKDPNHPIGAFMFLGPTGVGKTYLAKRLAEMMFGSANALIRIDMSEYTESFNTSRLVGAPPGYVGYDEGGQLTEKVRRHPYSIVLLDEIEKAHGNVFNMLLQVLDEGRLTDGNGRLIDFRNTVIIMTSNAGTRQLKEFGQGVGFKATNLNGLSQSEGDKERARAIIQKSLSKQFAPEFLNRLDEIITFDQLDLEAIKKIINIELKGLFKRVHELGYEMEITDEAKEFVASKGYDVQFGARPLKRAIQNHIEDGLSELILSGEIKAGDTIEVSKEKDSEKLKFDIVSAE; from the coding sequence ATGATGAATCAATTCTCCCCAAAGGTCTCTGAAATACTTTCATTCAGCAGAGAGGAAGCAGAACGACTGACAAGTGAGTCGGTTGCTCCTGAGCATATCATGCTCGCCATTCTGAGAGAGAAGTCAGGACCAGTATGGGAACTATTCAACCAATGGAAGGTTGATATAGACAATATAAAGAAAGAAATAGAAAGAAGACTTCAGGAGGAAACAATTGACCCAACTTCTTATGTGCCTGATATGCTTTTGAACGAGCAGGCTAATAATATATTGAAATTAGCTGTACTTGAGGCACGTATACAACATGCACAGACAGTAGATATCCTTCATCTCTTCCTTGCAATATTGCATGATTCTTCTAATAATGGTGCAAAGAAGGTAATGGAAGAAAATGGATTCAATTATAACAACGCAATATCGATGTTACAACAACGCGCAAACCAACCAAAGAATGGTATAGGAATGGCTGACGAGGAAGAAATGGATGATGATATGATGTCATCTTCATCGTCGGAAGGCAGCAATAATGCCAAGACAACACAGGCTCCACGTACAAAATCAAAGACACCCGTACTCGATAGTTTCGGTACCGATCTTACTCAAGCAGCTACCGAGGGAAAACTCGACCCTGTTGTAGGTAGAGAGAAAGAGATTATGCGTGTCAGTGAGATTCTTGGCAGAAGAAAGAAGAATAATCCTATTCTCATTGGTGAACCAGGTGTTGGTAAGAGTGCTATTGTTGAGGGTTTAGCACAACTTATTGTGAAGCATCTCACCTCTCCAATTCTCTTTAACAAACGTGTCATCACACTTGACTTGACAGCTGTCGTGGCTGGAACAAAGTATCGTGGTCAATTTGAGGAGCGTATCCGTGCATTGATTAAGGAAATCGAACAGAATCCAGACATTATCGTCTTTATTGATGAGATTCACACACTCATCGGAGCAGGTTCTTCACCAGGTTCAATGGATGCTGCTAATATCCTCAAACCAGCCTTGGCAAGAGGTACTATACAATGTATCGGTGCAACGACACTTGACGAATATCGTAAGTCTATCGAGAAAGACGGTGCCTTAGAGCGTCGTTTCCAAAAGGTACAGGTTGAGCCAACAACAGTTGAAGAGACATTACAGATTCTTGAGAATATAAAAGATCGATACGAAGCACATCATCATGTAAGTTATACAGAGGATGCGCTGAAGGCTTGTGTGAAGTATGCAGACAGATATATCACTGATAGATTCTTCCCTGATAAGGCGATAGACATCATCGACGAAGCAGGTTCACGTATTCATCTGCAACATGTAAAGGTGCCACAGACTATTCTCGATATTCAGAAAGACATTGAAATAGCGCAAGAGAAGAAGCAAGCTGCTGTAAAGAATCAGAACTTTGAGTTGGCTGCAAGTTTCCGTGATAAGCAGACTGAATTGGAAAAGACGCTCAAAGAGGAGCAGGAGAAATGGCAGAAAGGTGATACCGAAGATAAGGTTGAAATCAATGAAGAAGCCATTGCTGATGTTGTCTCTATGATGACAGGCGTACCGGTACAGCGCATGCAGGAGGCAGAAGGCATCCGATTGAAGAATATGGATGCTGAACTCAAGCAGGTTGTTATTGCACAAGATGCAGCCATCGACAAGATGGTAAAGGCTATTCAGCGTAACCGTGTAGGTTTGAAAGACCCTAACCACCCTATCGGTGCGTTTATGTTCTTAGGTCCTACGGGTGTGGGTAAGACTTATCTTGCCAAGCGACTTGCTGAGATGATGTTTGGTTCTGCCAATGCTTTGATACGCATTGATATGAGCGAATATACAGAAAGTTTCAACACCTCTCGCCTTGTTGGTGCGCCTCCAGGATACGTTGGCTATGATGAAGGCGGACAGTTGACAGAGAAAGTACGCCGTCATCCCTACTCTATTGTCTTACTTGATGAGATAGAGAAGGCACATGGTAACGTATTCAACATGCTTTTGCAGGTACTCGATGAAGGTCGATTGACTGATGGTAACGGTCGTTTGATAGACTTCCGCAACACGGTGATTATCATGACATCAAATGCGGGTACACGTCAGCTGAAGGAATTCGGACAGGGTGTCGGCTTTAAGGCTACTAACTTGAATGGCCTTTCACAGAGTGAGGGCGACAAGGAGCGTGCTCGTGCTATCATTCAGAAAAGTCTTAGCAAGCAGTTCGCACCAGAGTTTCTCAACCGTTTGGACGAGATTATCACTTTCGACCAACTCGACCTCGAAGCTATCAAGAAGATTATCAACATTGAACTCAAGGGTTTGTTCAAGCGTGTGCATGAATTAGGCTACGAGATGGAGATAACAGATGAAGCTAAGGAGTTCGTTGCAAGCAAGGGATATGATGTTCAGTTTGGTGCGCGTCCATTGAAGCGTGCTATCCAAAACCATATCGAGGACGGACTGAGCGAACTGATTCTCTCTGGCGAAATCAAGGCTGGTGACACTATCGAAGTATCTAAAGAGAAAGATAGTGAGAAACTAAAGTTTGATATTGTATCGGCTGAATAA
- a CDS encoding phospho-sugar mutase codes for MNNNQTLIAQCEEKARQWLSPAFDEETRSAVEAMINNDDKADLIESFYKDLEFGTGGLRGIMGAGSNRMNIYTVGMATQGFANYLKINFKDKEQISVVVCHDCRNNSRLFAETVANIFSANGIKVYLFDDLRPTPECSFAIRHLKAQAGVNITASHNPREYNGYKAYWDDGAQVLAPHDKGIIDEVNKVKVEDVKFEGNKALIQIIGEDVDKVYLEQVKTISIDPQVIKNQHDLKIVYTPLHGAGRVMIPRALASWGFDNVHCVKEQMVKDGNFPTVDRPNPEIAEALTLGLRDAKALDADILMASDPDADRVGMACKNSDGEWVLINGNQTCLIFLWYIITNRQAVGKMKPTDFIVKTIVTTEVIRKIAEKQHVEMRDCYTGFKWIAREIALSEGKQQYIGGGEESYGFLAEDFVRDKDAVSACALLAEICAYAKDHGKTLYDILMDIYMEYGYSHEFTINVERPGKSGADEIQQMMKNFRSNPPKELGGSVIDVYKDFQSLEITKADGSKEKMDMPDTSNVLQWFCTDGTKVSVRPSGTEPKIKFYLEIKDTMNSAFDFPACEQRAAVKIEAIKKSLGL; via the coding sequence ATGAACAATAACCAAACACTCATCGCACAATGCGAAGAGAAAGCAAGACAGTGGCTGTCTCCTGCTTTTGATGAAGAAACTCGTTCTGCCGTTGAGGCTATGATTAACAATGACGATAAGGCTGACCTTATTGAGTCTTTTTATAAGGATTTAGAGTTTGGTACAGGTGGACTTCGTGGTATTATGGGCGCAGGTTCTAATCGTATGAATATCTATACCGTCGGTATGGCAACTCAAGGCTTTGCTAATTATCTGAAGATTAACTTCAAGGATAAGGAGCAGATTAGTGTAGTTGTTTGCCACGACTGCCGTAACAATTCTCGTCTCTTTGCTGAGACCGTTGCTAATATCTTCTCAGCTAATGGCATAAAGGTTTATCTTTTTGATGATCTTCGTCCTACACCAGAGTGTTCTTTTGCTATTCGTCATTTGAAGGCACAGGCAGGTGTGAATATTACTGCAAGTCATAATCCACGTGAGTACAATGGTTATAAGGCTTATTGGGATGATGGTGCACAGGTACTTGCGCCACATGACAAGGGTATTATCGACGAAGTAAACAAGGTTAAGGTTGAGGATGTAAAGTTCGAAGGCAATAAGGCGTTGATTCAGATTATCGGCGAGGATGTTGATAAGGTTTATTTGGAGCAGGTAAAGACTATCAGCATTGACCCACAGGTAATCAAGAATCAGCATGATCTTAAGATTGTCTATACTCCTCTGCATGGTGCTGGTCGCGTAATGATTCCACGTGCATTGGCTTCTTGGGGCTTTGACAATGTTCATTGTGTGAAGGAGCAGATGGTTAAAGATGGTAACTTCCCAACTGTTGACCGTCCAAACCCAGAGATAGCAGAGGCTTTGACACTTGGCTTGCGTGATGCAAAGGCTCTCGATGCTGATATCTTGATGGCTTCTGACCCAGATGCTGACCGTGTAGGTATGGCTTGTAAGAATAGTGATGGCGAGTGGGTACTGATTAATGGTAACCAAACCTGTCTTATTTTCTTGTGGTATATCATTACAAATCGTCAGGCTGTGGGCAAGATGAAGCCAACAGACTTTATCGTAAAGACTATTGTTACAACAGAGGTTATCCGCAAGATTGCAGAGAAACAGCACGTTGAGATGCGTGATTGCTACACTGGTTTCAAGTGGATTGCACGTGAGATTGCACTCTCTGAGGGTAAGCAGCAGTATATCGGTGGTGGTGAGGAAAGCTACGGTTTCCTTGCAGAAGACTTTGTACGCGATAAGGATGCTGTAAGTGCTTGTGCTTTATTGGCTGAGATTTGTGCATACGCAAAGGATCATGGTAAGACGTTATATGATATTCTTATGGATATCTATATGGAATATGGCTACAGCCACGAGTTTACTATCAATGTCGAGCGTCCGGGTAAGAGTGGTGCTGACGAGATTCAGCAGATGATGAAGAACTTCCGTTCTAATCCTCCTAAGGAGCTTGGCGGTAGTGTCATCGATGTTTATAAGGACTTCCAGAGTCTTGAGATTACAAAGGCTGACGGTTCTAAGGAGAAGATGGATATGCCTGATACAAGCAATGTTCTCCAGTGGTTCTGCACAGATGGTACTAAAGTTAGTGTACGTCCATCAGGTACTGAGCCAAAGATTAAGTTCTATCTTGAGATAAAGGATACAATGAATTCTGCTTTTGACTTCCCTGCTTGCGAGCAGCGTGCAGCTGTAAAGATTGAGGCTATTAAGAAGAGCTTGGGTTTGTAA